Proteins encoded within one genomic window of Camelina sativa cultivar DH55 chromosome 19, Cs, whole genome shotgun sequence:
- the LOC104767772 gene encoding uncharacterized protein LOC104767772, with amino-acid sequence MDEAYKLQSVWYHHEELNSAVEGDSDSRFNKWNDEIFRLYEAADEFMVDEFGNMVDLGDSGEVEEKKKYDFLAKLADAETPLYPSKLSAIVTLFRIKSQNGWSDKSFNDLLETLLKMLPKDNVLHTSLYEMKKFLKSFDIGYQKIHACVNDCSLFRKKYKTLDKCPKCKTSRWKTNMQPGEVNKGVPQKVLRYFPIIPRLKRMFRSEKTAKDLRWHFTNKSSDGKLRHPVDSVTWNHMNDKYPSFAAEERNMRLGLSIDGFNPYNMKNTKYSCWPVLLVNYNLPPDLCMKNENIMLTLLIPGPQQPGCKVKGQMGCPLCGKNTNSMWLKFSRKHVYMSHRKGLPPTHSFRGKKSWFDVRILSTDLSEDEDEEIEVDEDELSRWKKRSIFFNLPYWENLPVWHNLDVMHVERNVAASIVSTLLHCGKSKDGLQARKDLEYLGIRKDLHPKTKGKITYLPAAPRSLSKTEKKVFCRRIFDFKGPDGYCSDISKGVSLDDCKITGLKSHDYHVLMKQLLPIALRGLLPKGPRIAIVTLCKFYNQLCQRVIDREQLLVMEAEIVGMLCMYMMVLKDFVRNPAKPEGCMAESYLVEECIHFCSEFLKKTTNVEEKLDRNTEYENSSILEGRPISVSTSITLTEMETKIAHLVVIQNVAIVDPYVDEHLQYLQDSNGRCRSDASHLWKMHTEKFVDWLKKKISLDSDIHEETLKWLAYGPRSSTRSYTGYIVNGQRFHTSSVDRKSQNSGILYEATAVCRSSAKDTSQVVVMVSYYGRLTDIILLDYNVFYVPLFRCQWAVMGNGVKVDDGFTLVNLNHSQISFLRDPYILASQAKQVFYSREDETSSWYVVMRGP; translated from the exons ATGGATGAGGCATATAAGCTACAATCTGTATGGTATCATCATGAAGAATTGAATTCAGCGGTTGAAGGTGACAGTGACAGCAGATTCAACAAGTGGAATGATGAGATTTTTAGGTTATATGAAGCAGCTGATGAGTTTATGGTTGACGAGTTTGGTAATATGGTTGACTTAGGTGATAGTGGAGAggttgaagagaagaaaaaatatgattttcttgCAAAACTTGCAGATGCTGAAACACCCTTGTATCCAAGTAAGCTCTCGGCTATAGTAACACTATTCAGAATCAAGTCACAGAACGGTTGGTCTGATAAGAGCTTCAATGACCTGCTAGAAACATTGTTGAAGATGTTACCAAAGGATAATGTGCTACACACATCACTGTACGAGATGAAGAAATTTCTGAAATCATTTGACATTGGTTACCAGAAGATTCATGCATGCGTCAATGATTGTTCTCTATTCAGAAAAAAGTACAAGACGCTTGATAAGTGTCCTAAATGCAAGACTTCTAGGTGGAAGACTAACATGCAACCTGGTGAAGTAAACAAAGGTGTTCCACAGAAAGTATTAAGATACTTTCCGATTATACCAAGGCTGAAGAGAATGTTCAGATCAGAGAAAACAGCCAAGGATTTAAGATGGCATTTCACTAACAAGAGCAGTGATGGAAAACTTCGACACCCTGTAGATTCAGTTACTTGGAATCATATGAACGACAAGTATCCTTCTTTTGCAGCTGAAGAAAGAAACATGCGGCTTGGACTTTCCATAGATGGATTTAATCCATATAATATGAAGAACACCAAGTATAGTTGTTGGCCTGTTTTGCTAGTAAACTACAATTTGCCACCGGATTTGTGTATGAAGAATGAGAACATCATGCTTACGCTATTGATTCCTGGACCACAACAACCTG GATGCAAAGTAAAGGGTCAAATGGGCTGTCCTTTATGTGGGAAAAATACAAACAGCATGTGGTTAAAGTTCAGCCGAAAACATGTCTACATGAGTCATAGAAAGGGTTTGCCACCAACACATAGTTTCAGAGGAAAGAAGTCGTGGTTTGATG TGAGGATATTATCCACTGATTTAtctgaggatgaagatgaggaaATAGAAGTAGACGAGGATGAGTTATCTAGATGGAAGAAAAGatctatttttttcaatctaCCTTATTGGGAG AATCTTCCGGTATGGCATAACTTAGACGTAATGCATGTGGAGAGAAATGTGGCTGCAAGTATTGTATCTACTTTGCTACATTGTGGGAAATCAAAAGATGGTCTTCAGGCACGTAAGGATCTGGAATATCTGGGTATTAGAAAGGATTTGCATcctaaaacaaaaggaaaaataacaTACCTTCCAGCAGCTCCTAGGTCATTGTCGAAGACAGAGAAGAAAGTCTTTTGTAGGCGAATTTTTGACTTCAAAGGACCAGATGGCTACTGTTCAGACATATCGAAAGGTGTATCATTAGATGACTGTAAGATCACCGGTCTGAAATCACACGATTATCATGTCTTAATGAAACAGCTACTTCCTATTGCACTTAGAGGTTTGTTACCAAAAGGTCCTAGGATAGCAATTGTAACCTTATGCAAATTCTACAACCAGTTGTGTCAGCGAGTAATTGATAGAGAGCAGCTTTTGGTAATGGAAGCTGAGATCGTTGGAATGCTCTGCat GTATATGATGGTTCTTAAAGATTTTGTAAGAAACCCGGCAAAACCTGAGGGGTGTATGGCCGAGTCATATCTCGTTGAAGAATGCATTCACTTTTGTAGTGAATTTTTGAAGAAGACTACAAATGTAGAGGAAAAACTAGATAGAAACACTGAATATGAGAATAGTTCTATACTAGAGGGTCGCCCAATATCTGTAAGCACTTCAATTACTCTTACTGAAATGGAGACGAAAATTGCCCACCTTGTTGTTATACAAAACGTGGCTATTGTTGATCCTTATGTCGA TGAGCACCTTCAGTACCTTCAAGACTCAAATGGGAGATGTAGATCTGATGCATCACATTTATGGAAGATGCATACAGAAAAGTTTGTGGATTGGCTAAAAAAAAAG atcTCGCTTGATTCAGATATACATGAAGAAACACTTAAATGGTTGGCTTATGGTCCACGTAGTTCTACTCGGTCGTATACAGGATATATTGTTAATGGGCAACGGTTTCACACTAGTTCAGTTGATAGGAAAAGTCAGAATAGTGGGATCTTGTATGAGGCTACAGCAGTATGTAGGTCTAGTGCGAAAGACACCTCACAAGTAGTTGTTATGGTCTCATACTACGGCAGATTAACAGATATTATACTGCTggattataatgttttttacgTTCCTCTATTCCGGTGTCAATGGGCAGTAATGGGCAATGGAGTGAAGGTAGATGATGGTTTCACACTAGTTAACCTGAATCATAGTCAGATCTCATTCTTAAGAGATCCATATATTTTAGCTTCGCAAGCAAAGCAAGTGTTCTACTCAAGGGAAGACGAGACATCAAGTTGGTATGTTGTTATGAGAGGTCCTTGA
- the LOC104767773 gene encoding replication protein A 70 kDa DNA-binding subunit C-like, translating into MEGESSRKRKELMSDFEWEDGAIEKVKQAFQKMRDVVLKETNKRFTAIRDMVKDYMKKKEEFIGLMCQLEKIDAQLSQMNDILEVHIDLVAERNMLEEVRAIVNVGNLDSVKTKGKDNVKLSFDLQDLTGTGLNCTVWGDLAKDFDTQIKEYQDTVVVCVIRFACLKEWRGNYSISNAFNSTDIMINPVMPEVDAFRNKLPTDAVDLVQLDDEPSPQKTKARTCVTIATIYYVQVLPKWYYIARKVCNKKVQPYPLESQSGNDLLYSCGVCDVDVTDVDYKYKLILHVGYGNSQKIKLLFFDGLAQLFIGKKAEELALEKSKEDIAVIPESLSFLIGKTMLFKISITIDNSKSDKSAYVVEKFWEKDDMVVQFGKELYGRHELSNNSSDTNDHKLHIAPAETSLSLCKRDHTESNVVSNGGYGK; encoded by the exons ATGGAAGGTGAAAGTTCGAGGAAACGCAAAGAGCTCATGTCAGATTTCGAATGGGAAGATGGAGCAATCGAGAAGGTTAAACAAGCGTTTCAAAAAATGAGAGATGTGGTTCTGAAGGAAACGAATAAACGTTTCACTGCGATCCGTGATATGGTGAAAgattatatgaaaaagaaggaagaatttATCGGCCTCATGTGTCAACTTGAAAAGATCGATGCTCAACTCTCGCAAATGAATGATATCTTGGAGGTCCATATCGACTTGGTTGCAGAGCGTAACATGTTAGAAGAAGTTAGGGCT ATCGTTAATGTCGGAAATCTTGATAGCGTCAAAACAAAAGGGAAGGATAATGTCAAATTGAGTTTCGATTTGCAAGATTTAAC TGGAACCGGGTTGAATTGCACGGTGTGGGGTGATCTTGCAAAGGACTTTGATACACAGATAAAAGAATATCAAGATACTGTTGTCGTTTGTGTAATACGATTTGCATGCTTGAAGGAGTGGAGAG GAAACTATAGTATTTCCAATGCGTTCAACTCTACCGACATTATGATAAATCCAGTTATGCCTGAAGTAGACGCGTTTCGAAATAa GTTGCCCACTGATGCTGTTGATTTAGTACAACTTGATGATGAACCAAGCCCTCAAAAAACAAAG GCGCGAACATGTGTGACAATCGCGACTATTTATTATGTTCAAGTGTTGCCTAAATGGTATTATATTGCCCGTAAAGTTTGTAATAAGAAAGTGCAGCCGTATCCACTAGAATCTCAGTCTGGAAACGATTTACTTTATAGTTGTGGAGTTTGTGATGTTGATGTTACGGATGTTGATTACAA GTATAAACTCATACTTCATGTTGGATACGGAAATTCACAAAAGATTAAACTGCTCTTCTTTGACGGTCTTGCTCAactatttattggaaaaaaagcTGAAGAACTGGCTTTGGAAAAATCTAAA GAGGATATTGCAGTTATTCCTGAATCTCTTTCGTTCTTAATAGGGAAGACTATGCTATTTAAAATTTCGATTACAATCGATAATTCAAAGAGCGACAAGTCTGCTTATGTTGTCGAAAAGTTTTGGGAAAAAGATGACATGGTTGTGCAATTTGGCAAg GAACTCTATGGAAGGcatgaactttcaaataatTCTTCAGATACAAACGATCATAAGTTGCATATCGCACCAGCTGAAACGAGTTTGTCTTTATGTAAGAGAGATCATACAGAAAGCAATGTTGTGTCGAACGGGGGTTATGGAAAATGA